In Bacteroidota bacterium, the sequence TTAAATCCTTTTTAAAAAAATAGAATTTGGAAGTAAAAATTACGGTTATTGGAGCTGGAGTCATTGGTCTTGCTGTAGCTGCTGAATTATCTAAGCTACATGAAAACATTTTCGTGCTGGAAAGACATACAAAGTTTGGTCAGGAAACTTCAAGCAGAAATAGTGAGGTGATTCATTCCGGCATCTATTATCCGACAGACTCATTGAAAGCAAAACTTTGTGTTAAGGGAAACAGATTACTTTATGATTTTTGCATAGAAAATGATATTAATCATTTGAAATGCGGTAAGCTAGTTGTGGCAACCAATAAAGAGGAAGAAGTAGTACTAGAAAAAATATTAAATCAATCTATACTTAATGGCGTTTTTGATGGTCAATTAATCTCTCAAGATGAAGCTTATAAATTAGAACCAGAAATATATTGCACAAAAGCAATCAATTTTCCATCCAGCGGTATTATTGATACGCATGGATTAATGAAAAAACTTGAAGCAAAGGCTCAACAAAATGGTGTATCTTTTGCCTATAATTCGGAGGTAATAAAAATTGAGAAGATTGAAGACGGATATACAATAACTGTAAAAGAAGAAAAAGATTTGTTCTCGTTTACTTCTGAGTATGTAATAAATGCAGCTGGATTATACGCTGACCAAATAGCCATCTTGTCAAACACCTATCAACCAGCATACAAGATTCATTATTGGAAAGGCGAATATTTTTCTGTTGGTAATGGGAAAAACAGGAATATTAATCATTTAATCTATCCAGTTCCGCAAAAGAATAATGTTGGTTTAGGGGTTCATGCAACACTGGATTTGAATCGTGGAATGAAACTTGGACCTGATGCAACTTTTCTGTCAAACAATGACCCAGAATACAGCGTTGACAAAAAGAAAAAAAAGGCTTTTTATGATGCAGCTAGAAAGTATTTGCCTTTCTTAGAGTTAGAGGATCTGCATCCTGATCAGGCGGGTATAAGACCTAAATTGCAGCTGCCAAGTGACCCAATAAGAGATTTTATTATAACGAATGAAAAAGAAAAAGGACACCCAAATTTCATTAATCTAATGGGGATTGAAAGCCCGGGATTGACTGCTTGCTTGGCAATTGCATTGAAAGTAGGTGATATACTGCATAATAGTATATTGGACCAACATTGAAGAAATAGACCTTCATTATTTTTTAAATATTTATTATTGTAAATAATTACTTAAGATGTTTAATAACAAAACTCTTCTAATTACAGGTGGCACTGGTTCTTTTGGAAATGCAGTACTGGATCATTTCCTTAAAACAGATATTGGTGAAATAAGAATTTTTTCACGCGATGAGAAGAAACAGGAGGACATGCGCCTTCATTACAGAAATGACAAACTTAATTTTATCATCGGAGATGTACGTGATTTTGATAGCATAAATAATCCGATGAGAGGTGTGGACTTCGTTTTTCAAGCGGCTGCATTAAAACAGGTTCCATCTTGTGAATTTTATCCGCTACAAGCTGTAAAGACAAACATTTTAGGTTCAGAAAATGTATTGGAAGCTGCTGCAAGAAATGGAGTTAAGAAAGTTGTTGTACTCAGCACAGATAAGGCTGTTTACCCCATTAATACTATGGGAATGACTAAAGCCCTTATGGAAAAATTAGCTATTTCTAAAGCACGAGATCCACGAATGCACTCGAATAATGGTGTAATCTGCGCAACAAGATATGGTAATGTAATGGCTTCCCGAGGTTCAATCATACCTCTTTTTATAAGTCAAATTAAGGAAGGTAAGCCCTTGACGATAACTAATCCTGATATGACCAGATTTATGATGTCTTTACCCGAATCGGTAAAATTGGTATTATTTGCATTCAACAACGCCAACCCTGGTGACATATTTGTACAAAAGTCACCTGCTGCAACTATTCTTACTTTAGCTCAAGCTATTAAAGAGATTTTTAATGCAAGCAACGAGATACAGATTATAGGACCAAGACATGGAGAAAAAATGTACGAAACTTTATGTGGTAAGGAAGAAATGTCTAAAGCAGAAGATTTAGGTGAATTTTATCGAGTCCCGGCTGATATGAGGGATTTAAACTATACCAAATATGTTCAGACTGATGGACCAAATCTTGTGGATGAAGAGTATAACTCGGATAATACAAGAAGATTAAATGTCGAAGAGCTTAAAGCGCTACTGCTTACTTTGGATTATGTTCAAAATGAATTAAAAGGTTAAAATGATACCATTAGTTAAGACAAATATTCCAAGAAAGGAATTACTTTTACCCGAACTTGAAAAAGTATTGTATAGCGGTTATGTAGCACAGGGTGAACAGGTTGAACACTTTGAAAGGGCTTTTGAAAAACATATTGGCGCTGGCCATTCCCTTAGTCTGAACTCAGGAACAGCAGCCTTACATATAGCACTTATCTTGGCAGGGGTTCAAAAGGATGATGAGGTAATATCAACAGCACTTACTGCTGAGCCAACCAACGTGGCTATTAAAATGGTTGGAGCAAAAATTCGTTATGCCGATGTAGATTTTCAAACCGGTAACATTTCCCCTTCTTCAATTGAGTTGAACATTAACGAAAAAACCAAAGCCATAATGGTGGTTGATTATGCCGGAATACCAGTAAATGTTCCTGCCATACAGGCGATATCAAAAAAATATAATATTCCTGTTATTCATGATTCCGCACATGCTTTGGGGGCAAAGTTTAATGGTTTTAAAACAGGTAATCATTTCCCATACACCGTTTTTTCATTTCAGGCCATTAAGCAACTTACCACGATTGACGGCGGAATGTTACAAATTCATAATCAGGATGAGTACGAAAAAGCAAAGTTAATCCGATGGTTTGGCATTGATAAAACAAATACCCGGCTCGAAAACAATATCCAGTTTCAGGGATATAAATACCACATGAACAATGTGAATGCAACAATTGGTTTAGTTCAATTAAATGAGATTCCTAAGATTTTAGACGCTCATATCGAAAACGGCCAGTATTTCGATAAGCATTTAAAAAATACATCTGGAGTTGAATTGATAGCGTATTATCCTGGTAGTGAACCTGCTTATTGGCTTTATACGCTAAAAGTTGAAAATCGTGAAGGTTTTATCAAAAAAATGGAAGAAATTGGCGTTATGGCTTCTGAATTGCACAAAAGAAACGACTGGCATAGCTACCTAAATGATTTCAACGCTCAATTGCCTAATCTGGATAAATTTTATCAAAAAATGGTACACCTACCCTGTGGTTGGTGGCTTAATCCCGAAGCACGGGAATTAATTGTTGAAACGATAAAAAAAGGCTGGTAAGTGATTCCTTTGTATAAACCATACATGCCCGAAAGCTTGCCTGAATTGAATAATATCCTTCAATCAGGAGCACTCTCATATGGCAAATGGGGGCGAAAATTTGAAGAAAAACTGGGAGAATTCATTGGTAGCACCAATATTGCTGTTGTTAATTCATTTAATTCAGCCATGCTCGTTGCATTAGCAACGCTTGGTGTAAAAGCCGGTGACGAAGTGATTGCCTCACCAATGAGTTGCCTGGCATCCAATCAACCCTTCGCTACTATTGGTGCAAAAGTGGTTTGGGCTGACATTGATCCTGAAGTCGGCACACTTTGTCCTTCAAGTGTAAAACAAAAAATCACACCCAAAACGAAAGCTATTTTCCATAACCATTTCTGCGGATATCCCGGATATATTGATGAAATCAATGAAATTGGAAAGCAATATGGCGTTTATGTAGTTGATGACGCCATTGAAGCCTATGGGTCAAAATATAAAGGCAAGATAATTGGAAATACCGGAACTGACGCAACAGTTTTTTCTTTCCAAACCGTGCGTTTGCCTAACACCATCGATGGTGGAGCTGTAAGTTTTAAAGATGATATGCTTTTTGAAAAAGCAAAACGTATTAGAGATTATGGAATCCGGCGCGAACTTTTTCGCGATGAAAATGGAGAAATATCAAAAAACTGTGATATTACTGAGCCTGGATATGGAGCGACCCTTAGTGAAATAAACAGCTACATTGGTTGTGTTCAGATGGAGTTAATCAGTAAATTAGTGGATAAACAAAGGGAAAATGCAAAAACCTGGCTTGAAATGATAAAGATTCAAAATCATTCGATATTGGATTTGCAAAAATCATTTCAAAATCCAAACTTTTGGGTTTTTGGAATTTTAGCATCTAATAAAATGGAGGTGCTCAAGTATTATCGCGAAAAAGGGTTCTACGCATCAGGTGTGCATTTAAACAACAATGTCTATAGCGTTTTTGGAGATCAAATAAAATTGCCAGGAGTAACCAAATTCTACAATTGTTTTCTGGCACTACCGAGTGGGTGGTGGGTAAAATCTGAACAAATTTCTTAATCAAGAAAAATATGAAAGTCATTTTCTTAGCCTATCGGAAATGGGCACTGGATGTTTACCCTACGGTGGCAAAGCATCCCAAAGTTTTAGAAATAGTTTTATGTAAAACCCATGAAGATCTTATTAAACTTCCTTTATTTGAGTATGATTTGATAATTTCATGCGGTTGGAGCGAAGAACTGGGACCTGAGATTGTAAGCAAAGTTCAAGCTATTGGAGTACATTGCGCCGAACTCGACAGATACTCATATGGCACACCTATTCAGCTTCAAATCATTGATGGAATAACACGGTCCAAACACCGTATTTTCTCATTCACTTATGATGAAAACTCATCCAGAGCGCATACACATAATCGACTCTTCTCACATGAAGTAGATTTAGATCTCACGGGTAATATGGATGACATTCTGGAACAAATGACTGTTACCAGCAAAGCTTTGTTCAATATGTATTTGAATGATTTTCCCAACATTCATTGGCGTGAATGGCCTGCTGAAGAAATAGTAAGACCCAAAAGAAAGCCTGAAGATAGCAAACTAAGTAAAGAGCAATTAGTTAATATGACAACTGAGGAGTTGTATAATTTTTTCAGATGTCTGGAAGAACCCTATCCAAATGGATATATTGAGGATGAAAAGGGAAAACTTTACATTAATCGTGTAACTTTTAAAGCCAAATAAGATGAAAAAATTAATAATCTTAGGTGCTGGGGGGACAGCATTTGATCTAATTGATATAGCACATGCTATGAACAAGATAAACCCTACCTGGAACATTTTGGGCTATCTTGATGATAATCTTCAGTTGCATGGCCAGACTGTTTATGGATACCCCGTTCTAGGTTCCATACCTGATTCTAGTAATTATCCTGATGCTTTTTTTGCTTCTTCAATTGGAGATGCTTATAGGCCTGGATTGAGAAAATTAGTGCGAGAAAAGGTTACTTTCTCCAATGAACGATTTGCATCTCTTATTCATCCAACTGCTGTAATTAGCGAAACGGCAACTATTGAACCGGGAGCGGTAATTTATGGAAATGTAATACTATCAAGCATGGTGAAAGTAGGTCATGATGTATTTTTATGTGGTAACACGTTCTTAGGTCATGAGTGCGAAATAGGTAATCATTGCGTACTTTCAGTTGGCAACTTTTTAGCGAGCGATGTAAATATTGGTGATTGTTGTTATTTAGGGGTGGGTGTGATGATAAGACATCAAATTTCAGTAGGTCATAATAGCTTAATTGGAATGGGAACAAAGGTAATCAAGGACGTCCCACCACATACAAAACTGATAAACAGACTAGAAAACATTTATACCGAATTATCTTAGGTTTTCATGAATAAAACTAAGGTTTCTATTATTGTTCCTGTGTTTAACATGGAGGCTTATATACAAAGATGTATTGACTCCATTGTTGGGCAAACATATCAGCATCTCGAAATCATTCTTATAAACGATCGCTCAGTAGACAGTATTTCAATTATAGTTGAAATATTAAGTACAACAGGATAATATTGAACAACAAAAATGGATTGTAAACTTTGTTTTAATGCGTGGCACTTTCTGGCTTAACGCATGGTCAAAGAACTATTGCTTTATAATCAGAATACAACCTAAAATAAATTGACGAAAAACAGTCTT encodes:
- a CDS encoding NAD(P)/FAD-dependent oxidoreductase, whose amino-acid sequence is MEVKITVIGAGVIGLAVAAELSKLHENIFVLERHTKFGQETSSRNSEVIHSGIYYPTDSLKAKLCVKGNRLLYDFCIENDINHLKCGKLVVATNKEEEVVLEKILNQSILNGVFDGQLISQDEAYKLEPEIYCTKAINFPSSGIIDTHGLMKKLEAKAQQNGVSFAYNSEVIKIEKIEDGYTITVKEEKDLFSFTSEYVINAAGLYADQIAILSNTYQPAYKIHYWKGEYFSVGNGKNRNINHLIYPVPQKNNVGLGVHATLDLNRGMKLGPDATFLSNNDPEYSVDKKKKKAFYDAARKYLPFLELEDLHPDQAGIRPKLQLPSDPIRDFIITNEKEKGHPNFINLMGIESPGLTACLAIALKVGDILHNSILDQH
- a CDS encoding polysaccharide biosynthesis protein, with translation MFNNKTLLITGGTGSFGNAVLDHFLKTDIGEIRIFSRDEKKQEDMRLHYRNDKLNFIIGDVRDFDSINNPMRGVDFVFQAAALKQVPSCEFYPLQAVKTNILGSENVLEAAARNGVKKVVVLSTDKAVYPINTMGMTKALMEKLAISKARDPRMHSNNGVICATRYGNVMASRGSIIPLFISQIKEGKPLTITNPDMTRFMMSLPESVKLVLFAFNNANPGDIFVQKSPAATILTLAQAIKEIFNASNEIQIIGPRHGEKMYETLCGKEEMSKAEDLGEFYRVPADMRDLNYTKYVQTDGPNLVDEEYNSDNTRRLNVEELKALLLTLDYVQNELKG
- a CDS encoding DegT/DnrJ/EryC1/StrS family aminotransferase, with protein sequence MIPLVKTNIPRKELLLPELEKVLYSGYVAQGEQVEHFERAFEKHIGAGHSLSLNSGTAALHIALILAGVQKDDEVISTALTAEPTNVAIKMVGAKIRYADVDFQTGNISPSSIELNINEKTKAIMVVDYAGIPVNVPAIQAISKKYNIPVIHDSAHALGAKFNGFKTGNHFPYTVFSFQAIKQLTTIDGGMLQIHNQDEYEKAKLIRWFGIDKTNTRLENNIQFQGYKYHMNNVNATIGLVQLNEIPKILDAHIENGQYFDKHLKNTSGVELIAYYPGSEPAYWLYTLKVENREGFIKKMEEIGVMASELHKRNDWHSYLNDFNAQLPNLDKFYQKMVHLPCGWWLNPEARELIVETIKKGW
- a CDS encoding aminotransferase class V-fold PLP-dependent enzyme gives rise to the protein MIPLYKPYMPESLPELNNILQSGALSYGKWGRKFEEKLGEFIGSTNIAVVNSFNSAMLVALATLGVKAGDEVIASPMSCLASNQPFATIGAKVVWADIDPEVGTLCPSSVKQKITPKTKAIFHNHFCGYPGYIDEINEIGKQYGVYVVDDAIEAYGSKYKGKIIGNTGTDATVFSFQTVRLPNTIDGGAVSFKDDMLFEKAKRIRDYGIRRELFRDENGEISKNCDITEPGYGATLSEINSYIGCVQMELISKLVDKQRENAKTWLEMIKIQNHSILDLQKSFQNPNFWVFGILASNKMEVLKYYREKGFYASGVHLNNNVYSVFGDQIKLPGVTKFYNCFLALPSGWWVKSEQIS
- a CDS encoding glycosyltransferase family 2 protein; the protein is MNKTKVSIIVPVFNMEAYIQRCIDSIVGQTYQHLEIILINDRSVDSISIIVEILSTTG